AGCTTTTATAATAGGGATTTCCTTTGTTTTTATCTTACTAGGCTATGGAGCTGGTTTTTTAGGCAATTTGCTGTATGCTTCTTGGTTTCAATATGTGACAGGTGCCGTTATCATTCTCTTGGGCTTACACCAGATGGAAGTCTTACATTTTCAGGGACTCTACAAGGAAAGAAGGCTACAATTAAAGAGACAGGTGCAAAAGGGTAAGGGCTATAGTCAGGCATTTTTACTGGGCTTGACCTTTAGTTTTGCTTGGACTCCATGTGTAGGACCAGTTCTTGGCTCTGTTTTAGCCTTGGCGGCTTCAGGTGGTTCAGGTGCTTGGCAGGGAGCTGGTCTCATGTTGGTTTACACGCTGGGTTTGGCACTACCATTCTTGGTTCTAGCTCTTGCCTCCAGCTATGTTTTGAAACATTTCCGAAAACTTCATCCCTACCTTGGAACCCTCAAAAAAGTAGGTGGTTTCCTCATTATCGTGATGGGAATCTTGGTGCTTTTGGGAAATGCTTCCATTTTGACTACATTATTTGAATAGAGAGGAAAAAGAAATGAAAAAATGGCAAACATGTCTCCTTGGAGTAGGCTCAATCTGTTGCTTGGCAGCCTGTTCGGCTAAAAATATGTCAGACGAAGCTACTATGAAGGAGCAAACCAAAACAGAACAAGTCAGTGCGCAAACTGCGACTAAAGGTCAGGCAGTTGCTGATTTCGAACTGACGGGAGTAGATGGCAAGACTTACCGCTTGTCTGATTACAAGGGCAAGAAAGTCTATCTCAAATTCTGGGCTTCTTGGTGTTCCATCTGTCTAGCTAGTCTTCCAGATACGGATGAAATTGCCAAAGATGCTGGAGACGACTATGTGGTCTTGACAGTGGTGTCTCCTGGACATAAGGGGGAACAAGCAGAATCAGACTTTAAGAACTGGTACAAGGGCTTGGATTATAAAAATTTCCCAGTTTTAATTGACCCGTCAGGTAAACTTTTGGAAACTTATGGCGTTCGCTCTTACCCAACTCAAGCCTTTATAGACAAGGAAGGTAAGCTAGTCAAAACGCAACCTGGTTTTATGGATAAGGATATGATTTTAAAAACATTGAAAGAAATGGGGTAGAGAAAGGTCATGAATGATAAAGTAAAATTGTTTGTCTTGGCAGGAATCTTTTTCCTAGCTATAAGCGGTTTCTATTTTCTATTGATGCGAAATGCAGGGCAGACAGATAGCTCGCAAATTGAGAAAGCATCAGTTAGCCAAGGAGTAAAAACAGTGAAAAAAACAGAAGTGAGTAAAGATGCAGACTTGCACGAAATTTATCTGGCTGGAGGTTGTTTCTGGGGAGTTGAGGAATACTTCTCACGCGTTCCCGGTGTGACAGATGCCGTATCAGGCTATGCAAATGGTAGAGGGGAAACAACCAAGTACGAATTGATTAACCAAACAGGTCATGCGGAGACTGTTCATGTTACTTATGATGCCAATCAAATTTCCCTCAAGGAAATCCTGCTTCATTATTTCCGCATTATCAATCCAACCAGCAAAAATAAACAAGGAAATGATGTGGGAACCCAGTACCGTACCGGTGTTTATTACACAGATGACAAGGATTTAGAGGTGATTAACCAAGTCTTTGATGAGGTAGCTAAGAAATACGATCAACCTCTAGCAGTTGAAAAGGAAACCTTGAAGAATTTTGTAGTGGCGGAGGATTATCACCAAGATTATCTCAAGAAAAATCCAAATGGCTACTGCCATATCAATGTCAATCAGGCAGCCTATCCCGTCATCGATGCCAGCAAATACCCAAAACCAAGTGATGAGGAATTGAAAAAGACCCTGTCACCTGAGGAGTATGCAGTCACCCAGAAAAATCAAACAGAACGGGCTTTCTCAAACCGCTACTGGGATAAATTTGAATCTGGTATCTATGTGGATGTAGCAACTGGAGAACCTCTCTTTTCATCAAAGGATAAGTTTGAGTCTGGTTGTGGCTGGCCTAGTTTCACCCAACCAATCAGTCCAGATGTCGCCACCTACAAGGAAGATAAGTCCTACAATATGACACGTATGGAAGTGAGAAGCCGAGTTGGAGATTCTCACCTTGGCCATGTCTTTACGGACGGCCCACAGGACAAGGGTGGCTTGCGCTACTGTATTAATAGTCTCTCTATCCGCTTTATTCCCAAAGACCAAATGGAAGAAAAAGGTTATGCTTATTTACTAGATTATGTTGATTAAGAAGTCTTTCCTAAGCAGTTAGAGGAGAATTTTGCTATACTGATACTAGTAAGTGACAAAGGAGAGAAGCATGACCTATACAATCTTAATCGTAGAAGATGAATATCTGGTAAGACAAGGCTTGACCAAGCTGGTCAATGTCGCAGCCTACGATATGGAAATCATCGGTCAGGCTGAAAACGGAAGACAGGCTTGGGAATTGATACAAAAGCAGGTTCCAGATATCATTTTAACCGATATCAACATGCCTCAGTTAAATGGCATCCAGTTGGCCAGTCTGGTCCGAGAAACCTATCCTCAGGTGCATCTAGTTTTTTTGACAGGTTACGATGATTTTGATTATGCCTTGTCTGCTGTCAAACTCGGTGTGGATGACTACCTGCTCAAGCCCTTTTCTCGTCAGGATATTGAGGAAATGTTGGGGAAAATCAAGCAAAAGTTGGATAAGGAAGAAAAGGAAGAGCAGTTACAAGATTTATTGACCGATAAGTTTGAGGGAAATATGGCTCAGAAAATCCAGTCCCATTTGGCTGATAGCCAGTTTAGTTTAAAATCTTTGGCCAGTGACTTGGGCTTTAGTCCGACTTATCTGAGTTCTTTGATTAAGAAAGAGTTGGGACTGCCTTTTCAGGATTACCTGGTGAGAGAACGTGTCAAACAAGCCAAGCTCTTGCTTTTAACTACAGATCTGAAGATTTATGAGATCGCAGAGAAGGTTGGTTTTGAAGATATGAACTATTTTACCCAACGTTTTAAGCAGATTGCAGGTGTGACACCTCGTCAGTTTAAGAAGGGGGACGGTCGATGAAACGTTCTTCTCTCCTAGTCAGAATGGTTATTTCCATCTTTCTGGTCTTTCTCATTCTCCTAGCTCTGGTTGGGACTTTCTACTATCAATCTAGTTCCTCGGCCATTGAGGCTAGCATTGAAGGCAATAGCCAAACGACTATCAGCCAGACTAGCCACTTTATCCAGTCTTATATCAAAAAATTAGAAACCACCTCGACTAGTTTGACCCAGCAGGCAGATGTCCTGACCTATGCTGAGAATCCCAGTCAAGACAAGGTTAAGGGAATTCGAGATCTATTTTTGACTATCTTGAAGGCAGACCAGGACTTGAAAACTGTTGTACTGGTCACCAAATCAGGTCAGGTCATTTCTACAGATGATAGTGTGCAAATGAGAACTTCCTCTGATATGATGGCTGAGGATTGGTACCAAAAGGCCATTCATCAGGGGGCTAAGCCAGTTTTGACACCAGCTCGTAAATCAGATAGTCAGTGGGTCATTTCTGTCACTCAAGAACTTGTTGATGCAAAGGGAGCTAATCTAGGTGTGCTTCGTTTGGATATTTCTTATGAAACTCTGGAAGCCTATCTTAATCAACTTCAGTTGGGTCAGCAGGGCTTTGCCTTTATCATCAATGAAAACCATGAATTTGTTTATCATCCTCAACACACAGTTTATAGTTCGTCTAGCGAAATGGAAGCTATGAAACCCTATATTGAGACAGGGCAGGGCTATACTCCAGATCACAAATCCTACGTCAGTCAAGAAAAGATTGCTGGAACTGATTGGACGGTGCTTGGCGTGTCTTCACTAGAGAAGTTAGACCAGGTTCGGAATCAACTCTTGTGGACCTTGCTTGGGGCTAGTGTCACATCTCTTCTTGCTTGTCTCTGTTTGGTGTGGTTCAGTCTTAAGCGCTGGATTGCTCCTTTGAAGGATTTGAGAGATACCATGCTGGAGATTGCATCTGGTAATCAGAATCTTCGTGCCAAGGAAACTGGTGCCCATGAACTGAGAGAAGTAACTCGCCAATTTAATACCATGTTGGATCAGATTGATCAGCTGATGGCAGCTATTCGCAGGCAGGAAGAAACGACCCGTCAGTACCAACTTCAAGCCCTATCGAGCCAGATTAATCCGCATTTCCTCTATAACACCTTGGATACTATCATCTGGATGGCTGAATTTCAGGACAGTCAGCGAGTGGTTCAGGTGACCAAGTCTTTGGCGACCTATTTCCGCTTAGCTCTCAATCAGGGGAAGGATTTGATTTGCCTGTCTGACGAAATCAATCATGTCCGCCAGTATCTCTTTATCCAGAAACAACGCTATGGAGATAAGCTGGAATATGAGATTGATGAAAATCCTGCCTTTGATAATTTAGTCTTGCCCAAGTTGGTGTTACAACCCTTGGTAGAAAATGCTCTTTACAATGGCATTAAGGAAAAGGAAGGTCAAGGACATATTAGAGTTTCTGTCCAGAAACAGGATTCGGGCTTGGTCATCCGTATTGAAGATGATGGAGTTGGCTTCCAAGATGCTGGCGATAGTAGTCAAAGTCAACTTAAACGTGGGGGAGTTGGTCTGCAAAATGTTGACCAACGGCTCAAACTTCATTTTGGAGAAGATTACCAAATGAAGATCGATTCTATTCCCTCAAAAGGGACGACAGTTGAAATATACATAAATAGAATAGAAACTAGCTAACTCCCAGTCAATTCTGGGAGTTTTATGCAGGTTGGAGTAAGATTTTCAGGTTGTCTATCTTGCTAAAACGTAGAAAAAACGATATGATAGATAGTGACAAAAGAGGTATCAAGTATGAAGGAAAAAGACATTCAAAGAGAAACAAGCCAGATTGTAGAAGATGTATTGGAAAAGGCCAATTTGAAGCAAGGATCCATCTTTGTTTTGGGCCTTTCTTCTAGTGAAGTGATAGGTGGTCAGATTGGCAAGGAATCCAGCCAAGAAATTGGAGAAATCATTGTGAAGACCATCCTAGATATCTTAGAGGAAAAAGGAATTCATCTAGCTGTTCAAGGTTGTGAACATGTCAATCGGGCCCTCGTCGTTGAACGTCAGGTGGCAGAGCAGTTTGGTCTAGAAATCGTCAGTGTCCTTCCTACCCTTCATGCAGGAGGTTCAGGTCAGTTGGCAGCCTTCAAGTTTATGAAGGATCCAGTTGAGGTTGAATTTATCAAGGCCCATGCTGGATTGGATATCGGAGACACTGCAATTGGCATGCATGTTAAGCATGTTCAGGTTCCGATTCGCCCTCTTTTGAGAGAAATTGGTCATGCCCACGTAACGGCGCTGGCTAGTCGTCCAAAATTAATTGGAGGTGCGCGTGCGCACTATCCACAAGATTCTATTAGAAAGTCGTGAGAATGAGAAAAACAAAACAACAACTAGAAAAAATCACAAAATATTCAATTCGTAAGCTAACTGTTGGGGTAGGTCCTGTAGCCATCGGAGCCTTCCTTTTTGGAGCCAGTGCCCTTTCAGTAGATAAGGTTCAAGCCAATGAAGTTGGCAGTGCTCATAGTGTTCATTACCGTTATTTGGCGGAGCAGGAATTGACCGAGTCTGAAAAAGCCCTGATTCATCATGAGGTTCCTACAGAATTTCAAGATGATGATATTCTATATGTAGTTTATCGTAAGAAGGCAACTAACAGTCAACAACTTCCATACACAGGAAGTAAGGAACTAGCCTTGGCAGGTCTTGGTTTGGCAACGGCCTCATTAGCAGTCTTTTTGGTGTCCAAAAAAGGTCGCAAAGAGGTTCTAGGTGTTCTTCTGATTGGTTCTTTAGGAGCTAGCACCTTTGTGCCTTACGGGACATTTGCATTTGAAAATAAAGAATTGCTTTCTTATAACCAAACTATTTCGGCCACTACACATGAAGGTTTAGCTGAAGGGATTATTCATATTGATGGCTATGAGTACATCGGATACTTCAAGGAAGCAGAACTCCATCCATCAAGACCAGCTTCAGCTGAGAAGTCTCAGTTACCAGTAGAAAAGCAAAATGCAAATGAAATCGAGAAAACAGAAGTCGTTCAAGAAAGACCTGCTGTCACTCCTGAAACTGTTGTCGAGAAACCTCTAGTACAAAATCCAGTTGCTCCTGCTGTTGAAGAAAAACCAGTTTCTGAGAAGCCTCAGACAAGACAAGAAGAGAACTTGGTGGAGATTCCTTTTGAAACGGTCACAAACCCAGATACGAATCTAGCAGAAGGAAAGACTCGTATCGTCACAGCCGGAGTAAAGGGTCAGCGTCGTCTTGTAACTAAAGTATCGATGGTCAATGGTCAAGAAGTTAGAGAAGTCATTGAAGACCAAGTGGTTCAAAATCCTGTGTCGCAAGTCATTGCAGTCGGAACGAAGAAAGAGGTGCAACCTGCCCCAACTCCAGTACCACAAACTGAACCAAGCCACCAAGTAGCTAAAGGAACCCAAGAGGCAGGCAAAGAAGGTCAAGCCCTAACACAGCCAGAATTGCCAGAAGCTATGGTAGAGTCTAAAGGAACTCAAGAGGCAGGTAAGGAAGGTCAAGCCCTAACGCAACCGGAATTACCAGAAGCTCCAGTAGAGTCTAAAGGAACTCAAGAGGCAGGTAAGGAAGGTCAAGCTTTAACGCAACCGGAACTACCAGAAGCTCCAGTAGAGTCTAAAGGAACCCAAGAGGCAGGCAAAGAAGGTCAAGCACTAACACAGCCAGAATTGCCAGAAGCTACCGTAGAGTCTAAAGGAACTCAAGAGGCAGGTAAGGAAGGTCAAGCACTAACACAACCGGAACTACCAGAAGCTAAAGTAGAGTCTAAAGGAACCCAAGAGGCAGGCAAG
Above is a genomic segment from Streptococcus sp. SN-1 containing:
- a CDS encoding redoxin family protein, giving the protein MKKWQTCLLGVGSICCLAACSAKNMSDEATMKEQTKTEQVSAQTATKGQAVADFELTGVDGKTYRLSDYKGKKVYLKFWASWCSICLASLPDTDEIAKDAGDDYVVLTVVSPGHKGEQAESDFKNWYKGLDYKNFPVLIDPSGKLLETYGVRSYPTQAFIDKEGKLVKTQPGFMDKDMILKTLKEMG
- the ccdA2 gene encoding cytochrome c biogenesis CcdA family protein, whose product is MDTIIFFISVFLAGILSFFSPCILPLLPVYAGVLLDDKDGAQASSGKFSISLVSLLRTLAFIIGISFVFILLGYGAGFLGNLLYASWFQYVTGAVIILLGLHQMEVLHFQGLYKERRLQLKRQVQKGKGYSQAFLLGLTFSFAWTPCVGPVLGSVLALAASGGSGAWQGAGLMLVYTLGLALPFLVLALASSYVLKHFRKLHPYLGTLKKVGGFLIIVMGILVLLGNASILTTLFE
- a CDS encoding response regulator transcription factor codes for the protein MTYTILIVEDEYLVRQGLTKLVNVAAYDMEIIGQAENGRQAWELIQKQVPDIILTDINMPQLNGIQLASLVRETYPQVHLVFLTGYDDFDYALSAVKLGVDDYLLKPFSRQDIEEMLGKIKQKLDKEEKEEQLQDLLTDKFEGNMAQKIQSHLADSQFSLKSLASDLGFSPTYLSSLIKKELGLPFQDYLVRERVKQAKLLLLTTDLKIYEIAEKVGFEDMNYFTQRFKQIAGVTPRQFKKGDGR
- a CDS encoding TIGR01440 family protein translates to MKEKDIQRETSQIVEDVLEKANLKQGSIFVLGLSSSEVIGGQIGKESSQEIGEIIVKTILDILEEKGIHLAVQGCEHVNRALVVERQVAEQFGLEIVSVLPTLHAGGSGQLAAFKFMKDPVEVEFIKAHAGLDIGDTAIGMHVKHVQVPIRPLLREIGHAHVTALASRPKLIGGARAHYPQDSIRKS
- the msrB gene encoding peptide-methionine (R)-S-oxide reductase MsrB, which codes for MNDKVKLFVLAGIFFLAISGFYFLLMRNAGQTDSSQIEKASVSQGVKTVKKTEVSKDADLHEIYLAGGCFWGVEEYFSRVPGVTDAVSGYANGRGETTKYELINQTGHAETVHVTYDANQISLKEILLHYFRIINPTSKNKQGNDVGTQYRTGVYYTDDKDLEVINQVFDEVAKKYDQPLAVEKETLKNFVVAEDYHQDYLKKNPNGYCHINVNQAAYPVIDASKYPKPSDEELKKTLSPEEYAVTQKNQTERAFSNRYWDKFESGIYVDVATGEPLFSSKDKFESGCGWPSFTQPISPDVATYKEDKSYNMTRMEVRSRVGDSHLGHVFTDGPQDKGGLRYCINSLSIRFIPKDQMEEKGYAYLLDYVD
- a CDS encoding sensor histidine kinase, whose translation is MKRSSLLVRMVISIFLVFLILLALVGTFYYQSSSSAIEASIEGNSQTTISQTSHFIQSYIKKLETTSTSLTQQADVLTYAENPSQDKVKGIRDLFLTILKADQDLKTVVLVTKSGQVISTDDSVQMRTSSDMMAEDWYQKAIHQGAKPVLTPARKSDSQWVISVTQELVDAKGANLGVLRLDISYETLEAYLNQLQLGQQGFAFIINENHEFVYHPQHTVYSSSSEMEAMKPYIETGQGYTPDHKSYVSQEKIAGTDWTVLGVSSLEKLDQVRNQLLWTLLGASVTSLLACLCLVWFSLKRWIAPLKDLRDTMLEIASGNQNLRAKETGAHELREVTRQFNTMLDQIDQLMAAIRRQEETTRQYQLQALSSQINPHFLYNTLDTIIWMAEFQDSQRVVQVTKSLATYFRLALNQGKDLICLSDEINHVRQYLFIQKQRYGDKLEYEIDENPAFDNLVLPKLVLQPLVENALYNGIKEKEGQGHIRVSVQKQDSGLVIRIEDDGVGFQDAGDSSQSQLKRGGVGLQNVDQRLKLHFGEDYQMKIDSIPSKGTTVEIYINRIETS